The following are encoded in a window of Rubellicoccus peritrichatus genomic DNA:
- the rpsI gene encoding 30S ribosomal protein S9, which produces MSEDTTVFTAVGRRKTASARVRITAGEGKFTVNGRDLEEYCYTELLAKKAALPLVVAEKQGQFDIVVKVMGGGPVGQAGAISLGLARALQKSDPELRPALKKAGLMTRDPRMKERKKSGQPGARKRFQFSKR; this is translated from the coding sequence ATGAGCGAAGATACCACCGTTTTTACCGCAGTCGGCCGCCGCAAAACAGCATCGGCCCGCGTGCGCATCACAGCTGGCGAAGGTAAGTTCACCGTCAATGGCCGTGACCTCGAAGAATATTGCTACACCGAGCTTTTGGCGAAGAAAGCGGCACTCCCGCTTGTTGTTGCTGAAAAGCAGGGGCAGTTTGATATCGTTGTTAAAGTAATGGGCGGTGGCCCGGTTGGTCAGGCAGGAGCCATTTCGCTTGGTCTCGCGCGTGCTCTTCAGAAGAGTGACCCAGAGCTTCGTCCAGCCCTCAAGAAGGCTGGCCTGATGACTCGCGATCCTCGTATGAAGGAACGTAAGAAGTCCGGTCAACCTGGTGCACGTAAGCGCTTCCAGTTCTCTAAGCGTTAA
- the rplM gene encoding 50S ribosomal protein L13, protein MKTTLAKQGAAKQWYIIDADGETLGRMSVKIANILRGRHKPIYTPHIDAGDHVVVINAKKVKLTGKKNENKQYMFYTGWVGNERYRSAAHFREKNPAFIIEHAVKGMMPRNKLGRQMMSKLKIYAEAEHPHEAQNPIPYEV, encoded by the coding sequence ATGAAGACAACTTTAGCAAAGCAAGGTGCAGCCAAGCAGTGGTACATTATAGACGCTGATGGCGAGACGCTGGGCCGGATGTCCGTTAAAATCGCCAACATCCTCCGCGGGCGCCACAAGCCTATTTATACACCGCACATCGATGCAGGTGATCATGTGGTCGTTATTAATGCCAAGAAGGTCAAGTTGACTGGTAAGAAGAACGAAAACAAGCAGTACATGTTTTACACCGGATGGGTTGGTAATGAGCGTTATCGTTCAGCAGCACATTTCCGCGAAAAGAATCCTGCATTCATTATCGAGCACGCTGTTAAAGGCATGATGCCTCGCAATAAGCTTGGTCGCCAGATGATGAGCAAGTTGAAAATCTATGCTGAGGCCGAGCATCCGCACGAAGCCCAGAACCCAATTCCATACGAAGTTTAA
- a CDS encoding TonB family protein — protein sequence MHDNSHSPTEPVLGRPSVIVMLLAAVITGLVFVLLPVAGELTKEPPADVTVRSVDLITLPEPPEEVVPPEPKKTEIFAAEPTPAFEKKETSVDLKPLEVESKTAVPSIPSADFALPEFSLAQMPSAMPEVFSIEEVDHPPVPISRIAPQYPWELRRSKTEGKVVIVMIIDANGAVSKVEVESSTHSGFEQPSIEAVLKWRFEPARMNGKSVSCIRKIQIPFQLR from the coding sequence ATGCACGACAATTCCCACAGCCCTACTGAACCCGTTCTGGGGCGTCCATCCGTCATTGTCATGCTTCTGGCCGCGGTGATTACCGGTCTGGTCTTCGTTTTATTGCCCGTTGCGGGTGAATTAACCAAAGAACCTCCGGCAGACGTAACAGTCCGCAGTGTTGACCTAATCACCCTCCCCGAGCCACCAGAAGAAGTCGTTCCACCGGAGCCTAAAAAAACGGAGATTTTTGCCGCAGAACCAACTCCAGCATTTGAGAAAAAGGAAACATCGGTCGATTTGAAGCCCCTTGAGGTCGAGTCTAAAACTGCCGTGCCTTCAATTCCGTCAGCCGACTTTGCCCTGCCAGAATTCTCGTTGGCCCAAATGCCGTCAGCAATGCCCGAGGTCTTTTCGATTGAAGAAGTAGATCATCCGCCGGTACCAATTTCACGAATAGCCCCGCAATATCCCTGGGAACTTCGCCGCTCGAAAACTGAAGGTAAGGTTGTTATAGTAATGATCATCGACGCGAATGGAGCGGTTTCCAAAGTGGAGGTGGAATCTTCAACTCACAGTGGCTTTGAGCAGCCCAGTATCGAAGCTGTTCTTAAATGGCGATTTGAACCCGCACGAATGAATGGAAAATCCGTTTCCTGCATCAGGAAGATACAAATCCCGTTTCAACTACGATAG